A region of Ignavibacteriota bacterium DNA encodes the following proteins:
- a CDS encoding acetyl-CoA carboxylase biotin carboxyl carrier protein subunit: MNDLYTEFVVDDTVYVTKVNKKFSSRKNFSGFNKNVITAFIPGAIREISIKQGDKVKFGEKLLVLEAMKMKNLVTASVNGTVKSVHVSLGENVSKNQLLVIIDEDKL; the protein is encoded by the coding sequence ATGAATGACCTATATACTGAATTTGTTGTTGATGACACGGTCTATGTTACCAAAGTCAATAAGAAATTTTCAAGCAGGAAAAATTTTAGTGGCTTTAATAAAAATGTCATCACTGCATTCATTCCCGGAGCGATTAGGGAAATATCAATCAAACAGGGTGATAAAGTTAAATTCGGAGAAAAGTTACTTGTACTTGAAGCAATGAAGATGAAAAATCTTGTGACAGCATCTGTAAATGGTACTGTTAAATCTGTTCACGTCAGTTTAGGCGAGAATGTTTCAAAAAATCAACTTCTGGTAATTATTGATGAAGATAAGTTATAG
- a CDS encoding acyl-CoA carboxylase subunit beta, with the protein MSLASRLLDFFTKKKTVAEDTDAQSKVKQQKLGKMTARERIEAILDKDSFHEYDLFVEHKAEDFGMDKKFLPRDGVITGTGDIVGHPVCIYAQDFTIAGGSLGLAHARKITKIMDHSIKLGIPLIGINDSGGARIQEGVNSLAGYGEIFYRNTLASGVIPQISVILGPCAGGAVYSPALTDFVFVVDKISKMFITGPEVIKTVLGEEISMEDLGGARVHSEITGNAHFFAESEEECFEQIAKLVSYIPWNNYKKAEKFAPMPPKPEYKILDIIPKESTMPYDVRDIIKSLSDNSDFLEVQEYFAQNIVVGFARFNGETVGIVGNQPMVLAGVLDVDSSDKAARFIRFCDSFNIPLLTLVDLPGYLPGVDQEHAGVIRHGAKILYAYSEATVPKLTVVLRKAYGGGYIAMCSKHLGADFVFSLPTAEIAVMGPEGAANIIFKKEISEAIDPEIMRKEKVDEYTQKFANPYKAASAGYIDAVVTADELRGQLLHSLHIATNKIENRPSRKHGIPPF; encoded by the coding sequence ATGTCTTTAGCATCAAGATTACTTGACTTCTTCACAAAGAAGAAAACAGTCGCCGAAGATACAGACGCACAGTCAAAAGTTAAACAGCAGAAGCTGGGTAAAATGACGGCTCGTGAGCGTATTGAGGCTATATTAGATAAGGATTCCTTCCACGAGTATGACCTATTTGTAGAGCACAAAGCCGAAGATTTCGGTATGGATAAAAAATTTCTCCCCCGTGACGGTGTCATAACCGGTACAGGTGATATTGTTGGACATCCTGTTTGTATATATGCTCAGGATTTCACTATAGCTGGTGGCTCTCTTGGGCTTGCTCATGCCAGAAAAATTACAAAAATAATGGACCATTCCATAAAACTTGGAATCCCATTAATTGGTATAAATGATTCAGGCGGTGCAAGAATTCAGGAAGGTGTAAATTCCTTGGCAGGATATGGAGAAATATTCTATCGTAATACACTTGCTTCAGGAGTGATTCCTCAAATTTCTGTTATATTGGGACCTTGTGCAGGCGGAGCTGTGTACTCTCCTGCGCTAACTGATTTTGTTTTTGTGGTTGATAAAATTTCGAAAATGTTTATCACCGGTCCTGAAGTAATCAAAACTGTATTGGGTGAGGAAATTAGCATGGAAGACCTTGGAGGTGCAAGAGTTCACTCTGAAATAACCGGAAATGCTCATTTCTTTGCTGAAAGCGAGGAAGAATGTTTTGAGCAGATAGCAAAATTAGTTTCATACATTCCCTGGAATAATTACAAAAAAGCAGAGAAATTTGCTCCAATGCCTCCAAAACCTGAATACAAAATACTTGATATTATTCCCAAAGAATCTACAATGCCCTATGATGTTCGTGATATAATAAAATCATTGAGCGATAATTCCGACTTTTTGGAAGTTCAGGAATATTTTGCACAGAACATTGTTGTGGGATTTGCTCGCTTCAATGGAGAAACAGTGGGTATTGTTGGCAATCAACCGATGGTTTTAGCAGGTGTTCTGGATGTGGATTCATCTGATAAAGCTGCTCGTTTCATAAGATTCTGTGATTCCTTCAATATTCCACTATTAACACTTGTTGACTTACCCGGTTATTTACCCGGTGTTGATCAGGAGCATGCCGGAGTAATCAGGCACGGCGCAAAGATTCTTTATGCTTATAGCGAAGCAACTGTTCCAAAATTAACAGTTGTTCTTCGTAAAGCTTATGGTGGTGGTTATATTGCCATGTGTTCCAAGCACTTAGGAGCTGATTTCGTATTCTCGCTTCCGACAGCCGAAATAGCTGTGATGGGTCCTGAAGGTGCAGCAAATATAATTTTCAAAAAAGAAATTTCAGAGGCTATTGACCCTGAAATAATGCGCAAGGAAAAAGTTGATGAATATACTCAAAAATTTGCAAATCCTTACAAGGCTGCTTCTGCAGGATATATTGATGCGGTAGTAACTGCTGATGAGTTACGTGGGCAGTTGCTTCATTCATTACATATAGCTACTAATAAAATTGAAAATCGTCCAAGTAGAAAACATGGCATACCGCCATTTTAA
- the rplT gene encoding 50S ribosomal protein L20 produces the protein MARSANKVAARNRRRKFLKLAKGYWGSRKNVWTVAKNHIEKGLLHAYVGRKLKKRSYRSLWIMRINAAARENDTTYSRLIHALKKNNININRKVLADFAMNRPEVFKAIISQVNS, from the coding sequence ATGGCAAGGTCAGCCAATAAAGTAGCGGCAAGAAACAGAAGAAGAAAATTTCTAAAATTAGCCAAAGGTTATTGGGGTTCACGTAAAAACGTATGGACAGTTGCAAAAAATCACATTGAAAAAGGTTTGTTGCACGCTTATGTTGGTCGTAAACTCAAAAAACGTTCGTACAGAAGCCTTTGGATAATGCGTATCAATGCAGCAGCACGCGAAAATGATACAACATATTCAAGACTGATTCATGCCCTGAAGAAAAATAATATCAATATCAACCGTAAAGTTTTAGCAGATTTTGCTATGAACCGTCCGGAAGTATTCAAAGCTATTATTAGTCAGGTCAACAGTTAA
- the rpmI gene encoding 50S ribosomal protein L35, translating into MPKMKSNGSAKKRFKVAPSGTIKRKKAYHSHILTKKSAKRKRNLRQSSVIADVDVKRVKRMLGLA; encoded by the coding sequence ATGCCAAAGATGAAATCAAACGGGTCCGCTAAAAAGAGATTCAAAGTAGCTCCAAGCGGAACCATCAAAAGGAAAAAGGCTTATCATAGTCATATCCTTACAAAAAAATCTGCCAAACGTAAACGTAATTTAAGGCAGTCATCAGTTATTGCTGATGTAGATGTTAAAAGAGTCAAAAGAATGTTAGGGCTCGCTTAA
- a CDS encoding AbgT family transporter, producing the protein MTEKKAKKNGRFQRIFLKSLDYIEIIGNKLPHPATLFALLALMVAILSFFADMFGFYALHPITKESISVNSLLSGDGIRWIYTNIIKNFVNFPPLGYVLVVMVGIGVAEGSGLFSVMIRALVLSAPPRLITAALVLAGILSHLASEAGYVILIPLGAMMFHALNRHPMAGLAAAFCGVSGGFGANFLIGSVDPILAGLSTTAAQILDNTIVINPAVNFYFMFASGIMVVLIGTWVTEKIVEPRLGKYEGNAKALAIEQLTSLEKKGLRFAGLGLLGVIIALAMTVVPENGLFRNPVDGSVLHSPFFDGIIIGILIFFFIPGLIYGAIVGTIKNDKDTVKHITHSMSGLASYIVLVFFAAQFVYFFSYSNLGLILAINGAETLRSINLTGITLIAAFVLLSAFINLFMGSASAKWAIMAPVFIPMFMLLGYHPALTQAAFRIGDSVTNLVTPMMSYFALIVTYAQKYDENYGIGTIISTMIPYTFMLTIAWLIILILWMLLGIPLGPDGPLYLPN; encoded by the coding sequence ATGACAGAAAAGAAAGCTAAGAAAAATGGAAGATTTCAGCGAATCTTTTTAAAATCGTTGGACTATATTGAAATAATTGGAAATAAATTACCTCACCCGGCAACATTGTTTGCCCTACTTGCCCTGATGGTAGCAATATTATCATTCTTTGCTGATATGTTTGGATTTTATGCCTTGCATCCAATTACAAAAGAATCTATATCGGTAAATAGTTTGTTAAGTGGTGATGGAATTAGGTGGATTTATACCAATATAATCAAAAATTTCGTAAATTTCCCTCCACTTGGATATGTCCTTGTAGTAATGGTAGGTATTGGCGTAGCTGAAGGTTCGGGTCTATTCTCTGTAATGATACGTGCTCTTGTGCTTTCTGCACCGCCAAGGCTTATAACCGCTGCACTCGTGTTAGCCGGAATTTTGTCGCATCTTGCATCCGAAGCTGGTTATGTAATACTTATTCCACTCGGTGCTATGATGTTTCATGCCTTAAATCGGCATCCTATGGCGGGTCTTGCTGCAGCATTTTGTGGTGTGAGCGGAGGATTCGGTGCAAACTTTCTTATTGGTTCAGTTGACCCGATTTTAGCAGGCCTTTCAACAACTGCAGCGCAGATATTAGACAACACAATTGTTATAAATCCTGCAGTTAATTTCTACTTTATGTTTGCTTCAGGTATCATGGTCGTACTGATAGGTACATGGGTAACCGAGAAAATTGTAGAGCCGAGATTAGGAAAATATGAAGGAAATGCCAAAGCACTTGCAATTGAACAATTAACCTCATTAGAGAAAAAGGGATTGAGATTTGCAGGACTTGGACTTTTGGGAGTCATAATTGCACTTGCTATGACTGTAGTTCCTGAAAATGGATTGTTTAGAAATCCTGTTGACGGCTCTGTACTTCATTCTCCATTTTTTGACGGTATAATCATAGGTATTTTGATATTCTTTTTTATTCCCGGTTTAATTTATGGTGCAATTGTCGGTACAATCAAGAATGATAAAGATACAGTAAAGCATATCACACACTCTATGAGTGGACTGGCAAGCTATATTGTGCTTGTATTTTTTGCGGCACAGTTTGTATATTTCTTCAGCTACTCAAATCTTGGACTGATTCTTGCAATCAACGGGGCGGAAACTTTACGCAGTATAAATTTGACCGGAATTACACTTATCGCAGCATTTGTTTTGCTATCTGCTTTCATTAATCTCTTTATGGGCAGTGCATCAGCAAAATGGGCTATAATGGCGCCGGTTTTCATCCCTATGTTTATGCTATTGGGTTATCATCCTGCACTTACTCAAGCTGCATTCAGAATTGGCGATTCAGTAACAAATCTTGTTACTCCAATGATGAGTTATTTCGCTTTAATTGTAACATACGCTCAAAAGTATGACGAAAATTATGGTATTGGCACAATAATCTCAACAATGATACCATATACATTTATGCTTACAATTGCCTGGCTGATTATACTTATTTTGTGGATGTTGCTTGGTATTCCTCTGGGACCCGACGGACCACTCTATTTACCGAATTAA
- a CDS encoding pyridoxal-phosphate dependent enzyme, with the protein MKLPEFNNIQDAHNRIRNQIKHTPVLTSESVNKILGCEIYFKCENFQKVGAFKFRGASNAVLSLTDDEAQKGVATHSSGNHAQALALAARMRGVPAYIVMPNNSPKVKSDAVAGYGGKIIYCEPNLKAREDTLEKVTAETGAKFIHPYNNFNVICGQGTAAIELLDEVVDLDIVMTPVGGGGLLSGTSISVKHISPKTEVIAGEPKGADDAYQSIMKGDIVPSVNPKTIADGLLTSLGTLTFEIIKKNVSTILTVEEETIIKSMRLIWERMKIIIEPSCAVPVAAIMENPERFKRKKVGIILSGGNVDLGKLPF; encoded by the coding sequence ATGAAATTACCCGAATTTAACAATATTCAAGATGCTCATAATCGCATTAGAAATCAAATTAAACATACACCTGTTCTAACATCAGAAAGTGTCAACAAAATTTTAGGTTGCGAAATTTATTTCAAATGTGAAAATTTCCAGAAAGTGGGTGCTTTCAAATTCCGTGGAGCATCGAATGCTGTTTTATCACTTACAGACGATGAAGCCCAAAAAGGTGTTGCAACACATTCATCCGGAAATCATGCTCAGGCTCTTGCTCTGGCAGCACGTATGAGGGGTGTGCCGGCTTATATTGTAATGCCAAACAATTCACCAAAAGTGAAATCTGATGCAGTAGCAGGTTATGGTGGTAAGATAATTTATTGCGAGCCAAACCTAAAAGCCCGAGAGGATACTCTTGAGAAGGTTACAGCAGAAACCGGTGCTAAATTCATACATCCTTATAATAATTTCAATGTAATTTGCGGTCAGGGAACTGCTGCTATAGAGCTACTTGATGAAGTTGTTGATTTGGATATTGTGATGACTCCTGTCGGTGGTGGAGGGCTACTTAGCGGTACTTCCATTTCTGTGAAGCACATTAGCCCCAAAACAGAGGTAATCGCAGGCGAACCAAAAGGTGCTGATGACGCATATCAATCTATCATGAAGGGTGATATTGTGCCCTCTGTAAATCCAAAAACTATAGCAGATGGGCTTTTGACATCTCTTGGTACACTCACTTTTGAAATAATCAAAAAAAACGTCAGTACTATTTTGACAGTCGAAGAAGAAACCATTATTAAGTCTATGAGGCTAATTTGGGAAAGGATGAAAATCATCATTGAGCCATCATGTGCTGTGCCGGTTGCTGCAATAATGGAAAACCCCGAAAGATTCAAACGCAAAAAAGTAGGTATTATACTTTCAGGAGGTAATGTTGATTTAGGGAAACTACCATTTTAA
- a CDS encoding TlpA family protein disulfide reductase: protein MKYLLLIITAYFFIGCSAKEIPANLDELNKQYGCEVGDDAPLFKTELRDNSLFDFADTKGKVVMLDFWGAWCSICGMTRPDMKQLINDYSNNIDFEVLGISINDRPEKWIEYIEEHNLNWKHTQNSTKLSKDPQTLYCIQGVPAVILIDKHGKIRYRLNPINHDKLKEAIAELVNEEVFN, encoded by the coding sequence ATGAAATACTTATTATTAATAATTACTGCTTATTTTTTTATTGGCTGTTCTGCAAAAGAAATACCCGCAAATCTAGATGAGCTGAATAAGCAGTATGGTTGCGAAGTAGGCGATGATGCACCTTTGTTTAAAACCGAACTAAGAGATAATTCTCTTTTCGATTTTGCTGATACAAAGGGAAAGGTTGTAATGCTTGATTTTTGGGGTGCATGGTGTTCAATTTGTGGTATGACCAGACCGGACATGAAACAATTAATCAATGATTATTCGAATAATATTGATTTTGAAGTCTTAGGTATATCTATAAACGACAGACCGGAAAAATGGATAGAATATATTGAAGAACATAATTTAAATTGGAAACACACTCAAAATTCTACGAAATTAAGTAAAGACCCACAAACCTTATACTGCATTCAAGGAGTACCTGCTGTAATTTTGATAGATAAGCATGGTAAAATACGTTATAGATTAAATCCCATAAATCATGACAAGTTGAAAGAAGCAATCGCAGAATTAGTTAACGAAGAAGTATTTAATTAA
- a CDS encoding TlpA family protein disulfide reductase, which yields MKYLVFLILIFILIACTENGTGNKDNSNRITGCEPELYAPKFKSIAIDNSLFELDKYYGKVILLDFWATWCIHCNYSRPMLKLVYDEFYADTNFVMFGISVNDKPEKLLEYLIDKEIKWTQIQNSSQLGPDPKTLFCVDGIPTVIIIDKDGKINSRINPNSSEIMIRKIKECLQK from the coding sequence ATGAAATATCTGGTTTTCTTAATATTAATTTTTATCTTGATTGCCTGTACCGAAAATGGTACAGGCAACAAGGATAATTCTAACCGTATAACCGGATGTGAGCCTGAATTATATGCTCCCAAGTTCAAGTCAATTGCTATTGATAACAGCCTTTTTGAGCTTGATAAGTATTATGGCAAGGTTATTCTTTTAGATTTCTGGGCTACTTGGTGCATTCACTGCAACTACTCACGACCAATGCTGAAGCTTGTTTATGATGAGTTTTATGCTGATACAAATTTTGTTATGTTTGGAATATCTGTAAACGACAAACCTGAAAAGTTGTTAGAATATCTGATAGATAAGGAGATTAAGTGGACTCAAATCCAAAATTCATCTCAATTAGGACCTGACCCTAAAACACTTTTCTGTGTTGATGGAATTCCAACGGTTATTATCATAGATAAAGATGGCAAAATTAATTCAAGAATTAATCCCAACAGCAGCGAAATTATGATTAGGAAAATCAAAGAATGTCTTCAGAAATAA
- a CDS encoding T9SS type A sorting domain-containing protein, which produces MFISMNSQAFSQVWTKVPGTLDYVNFLKFSIHNQEKLFAGSDAIPTDITTNIVNFPFFGYGFQVSSNSGATFSQAKLTDYSIFDIIESGEDASLLMVSARKQDIGRILVTKDGGTTWDEETKRCEGSSQASRFQSASEGDSEVFYAAMLNSTSGFRYSDDLFENCLTTVETNINSRDLAISKSNPKVLYLIGDNVSSARVLCSSDGGQSWQDRSEGLLNYRILSVQVSPLNEAVVVVGADSITPAGRIFGMGVFYSDDYGLNWRHAGAAGASVFDIQYHPTDSRYWAAAGGDKGVLISGTGGDYWEFSTDGLPEDFFARKVAIPNVAPDANGIIVYASIYGNGIYKSNRITTSVKNNDFAGNAELIQTVFPNPAENFISIISEVDLNGLNYDIYNLFGSKLSFGKFGSSNLLNIAELASGTYFLKISQNEKYQLIKFIKN; this is translated from the coding sequence ATGTTTATATCAATGAATTCACAAGCCTTTTCACAAGTTTGGACAAAGGTTCCGGGTACTTTGGATTATGTAAATTTTTTAAAATTTTCAATTCATAATCAAGAAAAATTGTTTGCAGGTTCTGATGCTATTCCAACGGATATCACAACAAATATTGTAAATTTTCCCTTTTTCGGATATGGTTTTCAAGTAAGCAGTAATTCAGGTGCTACATTTTCTCAAGCGAAACTCACAGATTATTCAATATTTGATATTATTGAGTCCGGGGAAGATGCTTCTTTACTGATGGTTTCAGCCCGCAAACAGGACATTGGCAGAATACTCGTAACTAAGGACGGAGGCACAACCTGGGATGAAGAAACAAAAAGATGCGAAGGCTCATCGCAAGCATCAAGGTTCCAATCTGCTTCAGAAGGAGATAGTGAGGTTTTTTATGCTGCAATGCTAAATTCAACAAGCGGATTTCGCTACTCTGATGACTTATTTGAAAACTGCTTGACTACCGTCGAAACTAATATCAACTCACGCGATTTGGCAATATCAAAATCAAATCCAAAAGTCTTGTATCTGATCGGTGATAATGTATCAAGTGCCAGAGTTTTGTGCTCAAGTGATGGCGGTCAATCCTGGCAGGATCGCTCAGAAGGACTATTGAATTATAGGATATTATCTGTTCAGGTGTCACCTCTGAACGAAGCTGTGGTTGTGGTTGGAGCCGATTCTATCACACCTGCCGGAAGAATATTCGGTATGGGAGTTTTTTACAGTGATGATTATGGACTGAACTGGAGACACGCAGGAGCTGCAGGAGCTTCAGTCTTTGACATTCAATATCATCCGACTGATTCAAGATATTGGGCTGCAGCAGGTGGCGATAAAGGCGTTTTAATTAGCGGAACCGGTGGTGATTACTGGGAATTTTCAACCGACGGACTTCCGGAAGATTTCTTTGCCCGTAAAGTCGCTATTCCTAATGTTGCTCCTGATGCAAATGGTATAATTGTTTATGCATCTATTTATGGAAATGGCATTTATAAATCAAACCGCATAACAACTTCTGTAAAAAATAATGATTTTGCCGGGAATGCCGAATTAATTCAAACTGTTTTTCCTAATCCTGCTGAAAATTTTATTTCAATTATAAGTGAAGTTGATTTAAACGGTTTAAACTATGATATTTATAATCTATTTGGTTCTAAATTATCATTTGGGAAATTTGGCTCCTCTAATTTGTTGAATATTGCTGAATTGGCTTCCGGCACTTATTTCCTGAAAATAAGCCAAAATGAAAAGTATCAGCTGATTAAATTTATAAAAAATTAA
- a CDS encoding putative DNA binding domain-containing protein gives MNPKKVLEIISGGESSSVEFKRKSTTPKKLAKEIVAIANTSGGYLFVGVDDNGKIYGIASEKAESDIVMTACKFHIEPPIEGEIHIINLYDKDILLLVIKESTVKPHKLILDTDSKKPEYKVYIRLGEKSVEASREMTRLMRQTTEDKPLKLSIGEKEKRLFSYLEKNDRVTVKDFARLVNISDRRAERLMIRLVRAGALSIHNDSHHDYFTLK, from the coding sequence ATGAACCCCAAAAAAGTACTTGAAATCATTTCGGGTGGAGAATCAAGTTCAGTCGAATTTAAAAGAAAATCTACAACTCCGAAAAAACTTGCCAAAGAAATTGTAGCAATTGCAAATACTTCAGGTGGGTATCTCTTTGTTGGTGTTGATGATAATGGCAAGATTTATGGCATTGCAAGTGAAAAAGCTGAATCCGATATCGTAATGACTGCCTGCAAGTTTCACATAGAGCCACCAATTGAAGGTGAAATTCATATTATAAATTTGTATGATAAAGATATTCTGTTACTAGTTATTAAGGAAAGCACGGTTAAACCTCACAAGTTGATTTTAGATACAGATTCCAAAAAACCTGAATATAAAGTTTATATAAGGCTTGGCGAGAAATCTGTCGAAGCAAGTCGCGAAATGACAAGACTTATGCGGCAGACAACTGAGGATAAACCCCTCAAGTTAAGTATAGGTGAGAAAGAAAAGCGGCTTTTTTCCTATCTTGAAAAAAATGACCGTGTAACTGTCAAAGATTTTGCAAGATTAGTAAATATTTCAGACAGAAGAGCAGAGAGATTAATGATTAGACTGGTTCGAGCAGGAGCTTTGAGTATTCATAATGATTCACATCATGATTATTTCACCTTAAAATAA
- a CDS encoding ferredoxin--NADP reductase, which translates to MNSSLYNATVIGKILLTPDLMILRIKTDQPRNEFVAGQYTSIGLLSNEQRSANSVVTIEPMKENELIIRPYSIASAKHEISEFEFYISQVKSGQLTPRLFNLTQGRRMWIDDKIHGIFNLNEVPDGSNIVMIATGTGLAPYMSFLRSHLKDHTESKLAVVHGAGYPWDLGYYSELRFIEQNFKNFYYFPTLLKADSSWTGLTGYIEKHLEAEALQNEAGIEINPNKTHFFLCGNPKMVESVTNYLSKYNYTKHCEEKDGALHVEEY; encoded by the coding sequence ATGAACTCGTCATTATACAACGCAACAGTAATAGGTAAAATTTTGTTGACGCCTGATTTGATGATTCTCAGAATCAAAACTGACCAGCCAAGGAATGAATTTGTGGCAGGGCAATATACATCAATAGGTCTTCTCTCAAATGAACAAAGGTCGGCTAATTCAGTTGTTACTATAGAACCAATGAAGGAAAATGAGCTAATAATCAGACCATATTCCATAGCCTCAGCCAAACATGAAATATCGGAATTCGAATTTTATATAAGTCAGGTAAAATCAGGACAGCTCACACCAAGACTTTTCAATCTGACACAAGGCAGAAGAATGTGGATTGACGATAAAATTCATGGTATTTTCAATTTGAACGAAGTTCCCGATGGTTCGAATATAGTAATGATAGCTACCGGAACCGGACTTGCTCCTTATATGAGTTTCCTCAGATCTCATCTTAAAGACCATACTGAAAGTAAACTTGCTGTCGTCCATGGGGCAGGTTATCCATGGGATTTAGGCTACTACAGCGAATTAAGATTTATTGAGCAAAATTTTAAAAATTTCTACTATTTTCCGACTCTTCTTAAAGCTGACAGCAGCTGGACGGGACTCACAGGATATATTGAGAAACACCTTGAGGCTGAAGCTCTTCAGAACGAAGCAGGAATTGAAATTAATCCGAATAAAACGCATTTCTTCCTTTGCGGCAATCCCAAAATGGTCGAATCAGTAACAAACTATCTGTCAAAATATAATTATACTAAGCACTGTGAAGAAAAAGACGGTGCATTGCATGTTGAAGAATATTAA
- the queC gene encoding 7-cyano-7-deazaguanine synthase QueC — MKKNLAIVLLSGGMDSAVCAAIAKNAGFELAAIHLNYGQLTQLKELECFNLVCQDFSIEHKLVTDVSFLAEIGGSSLTDNKIEVKNSNLGLGEIPNTYVPFRNANILAIATSWAEVIEARAIFIGAMEQDSSGYPDCRKSFFSAFQSTINLGTKPGSEIKIFTPIIDMTKSGIIKIGLELGVDFSHTWSCYKNSDIACGQCESCRLRLRGFRDAGKSDPIKYSAE; from the coding sequence ATGAAAAAGAATCTTGCCATAGTATTGCTCTCAGGAGGAATGGATTCGGCTGTTTGTGCTGCTATTGCTAAAAATGCCGGTTTTGAACTTGCAGCGATACACCTTAATTATGGACAACTTACTCAATTGAAAGAATTAGAATGCTTCAATTTGGTATGCCAAGATTTCAGTATCGAACACAAACTTGTTACTGATGTAAGTTTTCTTGCAGAAATTGGAGGCTCATCTCTGACTGATAATAAAATTGAAGTCAAAAATTCTAATCTCGGCTTAGGTGAAATACCAAATACTTATGTACCATTTCGTAATGCAAATATTCTTGCAATTGCTACAAGCTGGGCTGAAGTTATAGAAGCCAGGGCGATTTTTATCGGTGCTATGGAGCAGGATTCAAGCGGTTATCCTGACTGCAGAAAATCATTCTTCTCGGCATTCCAATCAACCATAAATTTAGGAACAAAGCCGGGATCGGAAATTAAAATTTTCACACCGATTATTGACATGACTAAATCTGGAATTATCAAAATAGGGCTTGAATTAGGAGTGGATTTCTCTCATACCTGGAGTTGTTACAAAAATTCCGATATTGCCTGCGGACAATGCGAGTCTTGCCGGCTCCGTCTGAGAGGTTTCAGAGATGCCGGCAAATCAGACCCGATAAAATATTCAGCCGAATAA
- a CDS encoding membrane dipeptidase: MKVADAHCDTLTKYPNNIYNSGNAHWNIDKFKSCGGVLQYFAIFTPAQFVGDSAMRFAVNSIGNFLRNPQQEINFLENKDDYDESKINILLSIEGAGPIINDISNLYAFYKLGVRAMGLTWNHRNFVADGIDTDYGLTPFGIEVIKEMEKLCMIIDVSHLNEAGFNDVVKHTSKPFIASHSNARAIFDHRRNLHDEQIREIISRGGFVGINFYSEFIGSAENDLKIELIRHIEHILSLGGENIIGMGADFDGIPETPFPDASSYISVAELLGNELKLSENVIEKIMYRNLVDCTLKLI, translated from the coding sequence ATGAAAGTTGCTGATGCACATTGTGATACATTGACGAAGTATCCCAATAATATTTATAATAGCGGTAATGCACATTGGAATATAGACAAATTCAAATCCTGCGGCGGTGTTTTGCAATATTTTGCAATATTTACACCAGCTCAGTTTGTAGGTGATTCGGCTATGCGATTTGCTGTAAATTCTATTGGAAATTTTCTGCGTAATCCTCAGCAGGAGATAAATTTTTTAGAAAATAAAGATGATTATGATGAAAGTAAAATCAATATTTTGCTTTCAATTGAGGGAGCCGGACCAATAATTAATGATATCAGCAATCTTTATGCATTTTACAAACTCGGAGTCCGTGCGATGGGTTTGACATGGAATCATCGAAATTTCGTAGCAGACGGCATTGATACAGATTACGGGCTGACTCCTTTTGGCATAGAAGTAATCAAAGAAATGGAAAAATTATGCATGATAATTGATGTTTCGCATCTGAACGAAGCCGGTTTTAATGATGTTGTCAAACATACTTCAAAGCCTTTTATAGCATCTCACTCCAATGCAAGGGCTATTTTTGATCATCGCAGAAATCTTCACGATGAGCAAATTCGTGAAATTATCTCCAGAGGCGGATTTGTGGGAATTAATTTTTATTCTGAATTCATAGGCTCAGCTGAAAATGACCTCAAAATTGAATTAATCAGACATATCGAGCATATTCTGAGCCTTGGAGGTGAAAATATAATAGGTATGGGTGCTGATTTCGACGGAATACCTGAAACTCCTTTCCCTGATGCCTCTTCATATATCTCAGTGGCTGAGCTGCTCGGAAATGAATTAAAATTATCTGAAAATGTAATTGAAAAAATTATGTACAGAAATCTTGTTGATTGTACTTTAAAGTTGATTTAA